A genomic region of Methanothermobacter thermautotrophicus str. Delta H contains the following coding sequences:
- a CDS encoding pseudomurein-binding repeat-containing protein, with protein sequence MKTCSTVMESNSTVAVVNGSAEANRTLDSAAGPSVSRADVEDAAVRVNAFIARNKRLPLTVEVGSVKVNMAQFLQLEAYYVLNRTPTVNQVQVPGKTSGTMLKGSIYLKDYLEVAGRVLSSGGAPGYIGFRDQKIGFESLVWLFARAINFKVANQRLPNHIKLDALNSVKSSTPTSNNSGSSDAASGNSGFTREQILAAANSLKNYIDRNQSLPGYVQVANQRLGIAQFLHLMVKCLNQINLGKNTPVAPVTAGEAANPAGDARGTLTRLEYLKVASGVQGFMEKNHRAPNYAGSSKGRISYESLVYSISRVLSFYSSNKRLPNTVTVTRLASSLKNRPENDPYRGESTARYLASSASCPVDSPDIRSLASEITRGLTSTFSRAEAVFGWVRDNINYSFYYNTKYGAVGTLKNRTGNCVDHTHLLVALARAAGIPARYVHGTCNFTSGNVYGHVWAQLLVGDTWYAADATSSRNSLGVVNNWNTSSAVIKGIYASLPF encoded by the coding sequence GTGAAAACCTGCAGTACGGTGATGGAGTCAAACTCCACAGTTGCAGTGGTTAATGGGAGTGCAGAGGCTAACAGGACTCTGGACTCTGCAGCGGGCCCATCCGTTTCACGGGCCGATGTTGAGGACGCCGCAGTCCGTGTCAACGCCTTCATAGCAAGGAATAAACGTCTTCCCCTCACAGTTGAGGTTGGAAGCGTTAAGGTGAACATGGCACAGTTCCTGCAGCTTGAAGCATACTACGTCCTCAACCGGACACCCACAGTGAATCAGGTCCAGGTTCCAGGGAAAACATCAGGGACCATGCTCAAAGGCTCAATTTACCTTAAGGATTACCTTGAAGTTGCAGGGAGGGTCCTCTCCTCAGGAGGGGCGCCCGGATACATAGGCTTCAGGGACCAGAAGATAGGATTCGAATCACTTGTGTGGCTATTTGCAAGGGCAATTAATTTTAAAGTGGCAAATCAGCGCCTTCCAAACCACATCAAACTGGACGCACTGAATTCTGTGAAATCCTCCACACCCACCAGTAACAATTCCGGCAGCAGCGATGCTGCCAGTGGCAATTCAGGGTTCACAAGGGAGCAGATACTTGCAGCGGCCAATTCACTGAAGAACTACATTGACAGGAATCAGAGCCTACCCGGGTATGTGCAGGTGGCAAACCAGAGGCTTGGTATAGCCCAGTTTCTGCATCTTATGGTTAAATGCCTCAACCAGATAAATCTGGGGAAGAACACCCCAGTCGCACCGGTAACTGCCGGTGAGGCAGCAAACCCTGCAGGTGATGCCAGGGGTACTCTCACAAGGTTAGAGTACCTCAAGGTGGCATCCGGCGTTCAGGGGTTCATGGAGAAGAACCATAGGGCCCCAAATTATGCAGGATCAAGTAAAGGTAGAATCTCGTATGAGAGCCTTGTATACTCCATTTCAAGGGTCCTGAGCTTCTACAGCAGCAACAAAAGACTTCCGAACACCGTGACCGTGACGAGGCTGGCGTCCTCCCTGAAGAACCGGCCAGAGAATGACCCCTACAGGGGTGAGAGCACCGCAAGGTACCTCGCCTCGTCAGCCAGCTGTCCCGTGGACAGTCCTGATATCAGATCCCTTGCATCTGAGATAACAAGGGGGCTGACCTCGACGTTTTCCAGGGCGGAGGCCGTCTTCGGCTGGGTGCGTGACAATATAAACTACAGCTTCTACTATAATACGAAGTACGGCGCAGTGGGCACACTCAAAAACAGGACAGGTAACTGTGTGGACCACACACACCTCCTGGTTGCCCTGGCAAGGGCTGCCGGGATACCTGCCAGGTATGTGCACGGGACCTGTAACTTCACATCAGGTAACGTCTATGGACATGTCTGGGCCCAGCTCCTCGTTGGCGATACATGGTACGCTGCAGATGCAACAAGCTCAAGGAACAGCCTTGGAGTTGTGAACAACTGGAACACTTCCAGCGCAGTGATAAAGGGCATATACGCGAGTTTACCCTTTTAG